In Sulfuritortus calidifontis, the sequence GGGTCGTCGCCGCGCCAAGACTGAATCGCCGCGCCGATGCCGTACCAGGTGGGCAGGGCGTGGCGCGACTGGCCCCAGGCGAAGACCCAGGAGATGGCGCGGACCGAGCCGATGGAACGGTCGCCCTTCTTGCGATGCGAGGGACGCGAGCCGATGTTGAGCAGGCCGATCTCCCGCACCGGCGTGGCCTCGTAGAAGTAGTCGAGGAAGCCGGGGGTGCGCTCGGTCAGGTCGCGGTAGACCGCCTCGCCCGTCTTCGACAGCTCGTCCATGATGGCGAGATAGTCCTTGCGGTCTTCCGTCGCTTTGCCGACCAGATGGCTGCTGGCCTTGAGCGTGCCGGTGACGCCCAGGGTCAACTCGTACTGGGCGGTCTCCATGTTGTTGTACTTGTAGAACAGCACCTCGCCCTGCTCGGTGAGCTTGAGTTCGCCGCGCACGGTGCCGGCCGGTTGGGCCAGGATGGCCTCGTGGGTGGGGCCGCCGCCACGGCCCAGGGTGCCGCCGCGGCCATGAAACAGCCGGCAGTGGATGCCGTGCCTGTCGGACAGGGCGACGATGCGCTTTTGCGCCTCGTACAGGTTCCACGACGAGGCGAGGATGCCGCCGTCCTTGCAGGAATCGGAATAGCCGACCATCACCTCCTGGCCCTCGCCGTAGGCGTCGAGCAGGCTGCGGTAGACCGGGATGCGGTAGAGCTGGTCGAGCACGGCGTCGGAATGCTGCAAATCGCCGATGGTCTCGAACAAGGGCGAGATGCCGATGTGGCAATACCAGTTGTTGCCCACGCGCCCGGCCAGGCCGGCCTGGGAGCCGAGCAGCATCACTTCCAGGATGTGCGAGGCGGTGTGGGTCATGGAAATCACATAGCGGCCGAAGCATTGCTCGCCCAGGGCGCGGCGCATGTGGGCGATGAGCTGGAAGGTGCGCAGGGTTTCCTGGGTGTTCTCGCTCAAGGCACCGACATCGACCTGCAGCGCGGCCGGGTTGGCGATCAGGTCGGCCAGGGTGGAAAGCCGGCTCGCTTCGTCGAGCGCCAGGTAATCCATGCCGATGGCGGCCTTGAGGATCTCGGCCACCGCCTCGGTATGGCGGCCGGATTCCTGGCGGATGTCCAGTTGCAGCAGATGGAAGCCGAAGGTCTCGACCAGATGGATCAGATCCTGCAGCTCGCTCTCGGCCAAGTCGCGGTCGCCGTGGCCGATCAGCGAATCGCGGATCAGGCGCAGGTCGTGCAGGAAGGCCTGGGCGCTGGCGTAACCCGGCTCCTCGAAGCTGACGTCCGTGCCGTCCATCGCGCGCTGGACCAGGATCAGGTTGCGCCGGATGCGGTAGCGCATGATCTCCAGCTTGCGCCGATAGGGCTCCTGCGGGTGCGGGTTGGGCCGCTTGTCGAACAGCAGCTCGGCCTGGCGGCAGTCCTCTTCCAGGCTTTCCATGAACTCGGTCGAGGGCCGGCACATGCGCATGGACAGCGAGAGCTGGTCGGACAGGCCTTCGAGCCGGCGCAGATATTCCTCGTAGGCGGTCACCGCCTGCATGCGCCAGGCCAGGGCGGTCACCTCGGCGGTCACCCCCGGATGACCGTCGCGGTCGCCGCCGATCCAGGAGCCGAAACGCAGGAAGCTGGAAACCTTGACCGACTCGGCTGCCTCGGCGCCGTAGACGTCGCGCAGCGACTTGTGGAAGTTGCGGTAGACCAGGGTCACCGCCTGGAACAGCGATTGCGGGAAATAGGACAGGCCGGCCCGGATCTCGTCGCGCACTTGCAGCTTGAAGGCGCGCACCTCGTCGGTCTTCCACAGGATGCGGATCTGGTTCGACAGCCGGGTCATGGCCTCGTCGCGGTACATGCCGCGGATGCGCGGGTCGCCCAGGGCCTCCATGCTGAGGAAGATGTTGCGCAGGGCGCCCTTGATCGTGCGCCGCTTGGCCTCGGACGGATGGGCGGTGATCACCGGCATGTAGCACAGCTTGTCGAGCAGGCCCTGGAGCTGCTCGGCCTTCACACCCTGTTCGCGCAGGCCGAGCAGGGTGTCGTGGAAGGAGCCGGCCCACATATGGCTGCCGCGCTGCACCAACTGGCGCCGGCGGCGCAGGCTCACCGTCTCCTCGGCGATGTTGAGCAGGCTGAAATAGATATTGAAGGCGCGGATGATCTGGCCCAGGGCTTCGGGCGACTGCCGGTCGATCAGGTTGACCAGCGCCTGCCGCCGTTTCGGGTCGTCCTTCTCGCGCAGGGCGACGAAGCCGCGGCGCAACTCGCCCAGGGCGTCGTAGACCGGGCGCGGCAGTTCGGCTTTCAGGATGCGGCTGAGCAGCAGGCTCAGCAGGCGTTCGCGCGAGCGGAGTTCTTGTTTTTGAGACAGGGCGGCCATGGGCTATCGTTCGGCTGACTTTGAAAACAAAGGAAAATCGACGGAAAAACCGACGAATTCTACCACAGCCGCCCTCTGCCTCCCCGACCGGCGGGCAGTCCACCGCTGCCAGCCGGTCGCGCCCGGCCCCCGGCTTTGACCGGACAGGCCGCAAAAAATGGCCGCCGTGAGCGGCGGCCGTATCTTGCCTCAACCTAGCGCGGGCAATTCTTCTTGCACTCGTGGTAGCTGCTCCAGCAGACCTTGTGGCCTTCCGGCGTGATGTAGGTGCCGCTCCTGCTGTCGGACGCCTTGTATTGTTCAAAGCAGCGCTGCTTCTGCTCCTCGCACTTTTGCACGCAGGCCGCATTGGCCGATTGAGCGAGTTGGAACGGGGTACTGGCAACAGCCGAGGTACTGCCCGCATGGACACTCGTCGCGGCAAGACAGAACATGACAAAGAGGGCTTTCGTTAAGTGTCGCATGGCCTAATCTCCTATCGTTTCGGGTTGAACAACATCACATCGCACAGGGCGCACAAAAATCAGCCGGGCAGCGACCGGAATGACCATCCCGCCTGCCGGCAGGCCCGCTCGGCCCATTCTCGCGGCCCGCCATAGTCCAGGCTGCCCCCACCCACACCAGCATCCTGACGCGCCTCATTGAAACGCCACCCTCGCTGAACATGAGAAGAAAGACTGGAAAAGGGTGGGACCAAGCCCACGCTGCACTCCACGGCCTGCTCCACCAAGGTCAGTTCCCGCCGGCTGGAATCCGCTTCCAATCGCAATCGATGACGAACGCGCCGGCTGCCGAGCAACCAGCGGGATTGGATGACCTCCTTCTCCGCCATCAGCAGCCCACCAGCCCGGCTGGTCTGCCAGCCTTGCTGTTTCAGGGCCGATTCCAGTTCGGACAGCAGGTTCGTCATGGTCGGCTCATTTCAGCCCGCACTGCCGCATCAATGCCGCTTCGCCACAGCTGATCTCCTCCATCGCGCAGCGGATCCATTCGGCGTTCTCCTTGCGGAAGCATTGGGTGTAGGTGCCGTCCGGGCCCGGCGGACATTGCCGGGCGGCCTGCCGGGCCGCCTCGATGCAGGCGCTGTAGGCGGCGGAACAG encodes:
- the ppc gene encoding phosphoenolpyruvate carboxylase → MAALSQKQELRSRERLLSLLLSRILKAELPRPVYDALGELRRGFVALREKDDPKRRQALVNLIDRQSPEALGQIIRAFNIYFSLLNIAEETVSLRRRRQLVQRGSHMWAGSFHDTLLGLREQGVKAEQLQGLLDKLCYMPVITAHPSEAKRRTIKGALRNIFLSMEALGDPRIRGMYRDEAMTRLSNQIRILWKTDEVRAFKLQVRDEIRAGLSYFPQSLFQAVTLVYRNFHKSLRDVYGAEAAESVKVSSFLRFGSWIGGDRDGHPGVTAEVTALAWRMQAVTAYEEYLRRLEGLSDQLSLSMRMCRPSTEFMESLEEDCRQAELLFDKRPNPHPQEPYRRKLEIMRYRIRRNLILVQRAMDGTDVSFEEPGYASAQAFLHDLRLIRDSLIGHGDRDLAESELQDLIHLVETFGFHLLQLDIRQESGRHTEAVAEILKAAIGMDYLALDEASRLSTLADLIANPAALQVDVGALSENTQETLRTFQLIAHMRRALGEQCFGRYVISMTHTASHILEVMLLGSQAGLAGRVGNNWYCHIGISPLFETIGDLQHSDAVLDQLYRIPVYRSLLDAYGEGQEVMVGYSDSCKDGGILASSWNLYEAQKRIVALSDRHGIHCRLFHGRGGTLGRGGGPTHEAILAQPAGTVRGELKLTEQGEVLFYKYNNMETAQYELTLGVTGTLKASSHLVGKATEDRKDYLAIMDELSKTGEAVYRDLTERTPGFLDYFYEATPVREIGLLNIGSRPSHRKKGDRSIGSVRAISWVFAWGQSRHALPTWYGIGAAIQSWRGDDPTRLAKLQKMYREWPFFRTLLSNAQMALYKADMNIAGEYAHLCQDAEAGQRIFELIRSRHEEAVRQILHVADIPRLLAETPDLALTLQHRNTYLDPLNYIQASVLRKLREAEGEGESPWLEPLLRSINAIAAGMRNTG